A single Silvibacterium dinghuense DNA region contains:
- a CDS encoding multidrug effflux MFS transporter: MTASLSHAGRHPRWILVLLGALCVVTPFAIDMYLPAFSHIAREFHTETHSISLSLSSYFIGFAIGQLFYGPLLDRFGRKRPLYFGLIVYVACSIGCAKAPTLHAFVALRTLEALGGCAAQVAAIAMVRDFFPVEQSARVFSLLFLMIGASPLLAPTIGSALMSGLGWRWIFVVLAAMAFVILVVTFFLLPEGHQPDASVSLRLAPILGNFWTIFATPQFLVYTLAGAFSFAGLFTFVAGSPVVFMDGFHMGTKGFGITFAVLVMGFIGGNNLNVFLLKKFNSQQIFLAALTAQAILGSAFLVGALAHLLDLRGMMVLFFLYLTCIGFTYPNGAAIALAPFSRDAGSASAMFGSVQTGIGAIISMSIGFLGAQAVIAIMAGTAVSALLMLLIGRRVVGETVVSEDGAVAIAH; encoded by the coding sequence ATGACCGCCTCGCTCTCCCATGCCGGCCGCCACCCCAGATGGATTCTCGTCCTTCTCGGCGCTCTCTGCGTGGTTACGCCTTTTGCCATCGACATGTATCTCCCCGCGTTCTCGCATATCGCCCGCGAGTTCCATACCGAGACACACTCTATCTCCCTCTCGCTTTCGAGTTACTTCATCGGTTTTGCCATCGGCCAGCTTTTCTATGGCCCGTTGCTCGATCGCTTCGGCCGCAAGCGCCCGCTCTATTTCGGCCTCATCGTTTACGTCGCCTGCTCTATCGGCTGCGCGAAGGCGCCCACCCTGCATGCCTTTGTAGCGCTGCGTACGCTGGAGGCCCTCGGCGGATGCGCCGCGCAGGTCGCGGCGATTGCCATGGTCCGCGACTTCTTTCCGGTTGAGCAGAGCGCCCGCGTTTTCTCGCTTCTTTTTCTCATGATCGGAGCCTCGCCGCTGCTCGCGCCTACCATCGGGAGCGCGCTCATGTCTGGTCTTGGCTGGCGCTGGATCTTCGTCGTCCTTGCCGCCATGGCATTTGTCATCCTGGTGGTTACATTCTTCCTGCTGCCGGAAGGTCATCAGCCGGATGCTTCCGTTTCGCTGCGCCTTGCGCCGATCCTGGGAAATTTCTGGACGATCTTCGCCACACCGCAGTTCCTCGTTTACACTCTTGCGGGAGCGTTCTCCTTTGCCGGCCTCTTCACCTTTGTCGCAGGCTCACCGGTTGTTTTTATGGACGGCTTCCATATGGGCACCAAGGGTTTCGGCATTACCTTCGCCGTGCTGGTGATGGGCTTCATCGGTGGCAACAATCTGAATGTTTTCCTGCTGAAAAAGTTCAACAGCCAGCAGATCTTTCTCGCAGCGCTTACCGCACAGGCCATCCTCGGCAGTGCATTTCTCGTCGGGGCGCTTGCCCACCTGCTCGATCTACGCGGCATGATGGTGCTCTTCTTCCTCTATCTCACCTGCATCGGTTTCACTTATCCGAATGGAGCAGCCATCGCGCTTGCGCCCTTCTCGCGCGATGCGGGCAGTGCCTCGGCCATGTTCGGCTCCGTGCAGACTGGTATCGGCGCCATCATCTCCATGAGCATCGGCTTTCTCGGTGCGCAGGCAGTGATCGCCATCATGGCGGGTACGGCAGTCTCCGCATTGCTGATGCTGCTGATCGGCCGCCGGGTCGTGGGTGAGACGGTCGTCAGCGAGGACGGGGCGGTCGCCATCGCGCATTAG
- a CDS encoding tetratricopeptide repeat protein, giving the protein MLPVPDNARSWIRPAVQIAAAGLGASAGKFVEKYAEKYGESAAEKILDLGEDSVLDKLKDPALHLDDLYRQTLRVSLQQLAGQRKDDEDRSWFQNWETSLAAPQPLALDAVPSGQYRQLDDVFCRTMIRIDAEGAAIGAGGKASITLTLRELPVSLRAALLESMPALLDQNFRALIITPAYEQAWKSSQLIFQEGVQDKLEQIGNDAAATRQLLESFLQQQSGASEEKKRLEAELASLRAQLLDADKSQQTATLVSLLSIHDFAGALHLKNDKITQDRSKLQQGSVKPEELAHDLFELGMIHELQRDWLKARDAYGEAWQLDPSCGHGFKYAYASQTLHDDRTAIEIYEKIADMPASSPERAPLFTNLGILYARQGRSAAAEKAYLKAIDLYRALASQQPDAYLAALSGTYGDLAQLYGSTGESAQKIDEIYRLALDPLLEAGKAAPLLWLPQIAEIYTGIGFYKARIGDDSGAAWSYRKALGAYNEIRSRGGTADIGKLAVTLAQFATLETRLDPAAAGEDYESAIAVLRVLTDKANAAIYGPLLIEALYSRAQWLAVNGQTREAVADYREALSLYPHDLAAIATPDARHLAEALDALGALLAAQKDWPNAEKIFDRAVTVRTDLALRASQAPDAAAVTSLLNRAKMRAAAGRFSDAWTDCVEAGRQIEPLWRADPLACGDLRALICILQAGVGSRLPDQRKDQLCMLAQDALACAREAATRAKAQTIVNQLCGPNASPAPNS; this is encoded by the coding sequence ATGCTGCCTGTTCCGGACAATGCGAGGAGTTGGATACGTCCCGCAGTTCAGATTGCTGCTGCCGGGCTCGGCGCTTCCGCGGGCAAATTCGTCGAGAAGTATGCCGAGAAATATGGCGAAAGTGCCGCTGAGAAGATCCTGGATCTCGGCGAGGATTCCGTTCTCGACAAGCTCAAAGACCCCGCCCTCCATCTCGACGATCTCTATCGCCAGACGCTGCGCGTGAGCCTGCAACAGCTTGCCGGGCAGAGGAAAGACGACGAAGATCGCAGCTGGTTTCAGAACTGGGAGACGAGCCTTGCTGCCCCGCAGCCGCTCGCGCTGGATGCTGTGCCGTCCGGTCAGTATCGCCAGCTGGACGATGTTTTCTGCCGCACCATGATCCGCATCGACGCTGAAGGTGCGGCTATCGGAGCAGGCGGTAAGGCATCGATCACACTTACGCTGCGTGAGCTGCCTGTATCGCTGCGCGCAGCTTTGCTGGAAAGTATGCCGGCGCTCCTCGACCAGAACTTTCGCGCGCTCATCATTACTCCAGCCTACGAGCAGGCGTGGAAAAGCAGTCAGCTCATCTTTCAGGAGGGGGTACAGGACAAGCTCGAACAGATTGGGAATGACGCTGCTGCTACGCGGCAGCTGCTCGAGTCCTTCCTCCAGCAGCAATCCGGCGCGTCTGAAGAGAAAAAGCGTCTGGAGGCCGAGCTCGCCAGCCTTCGTGCTCAGCTGCTGGATGCAGACAAATCACAGCAGACCGCCACGCTCGTGAGCCTGCTGTCCATTCACGACTTTGCCGGGGCCCTTCATCTCAAAAACGACAAGATTACGCAGGACCGCAGCAAGCTGCAGCAGGGAAGTGTGAAGCCGGAAGAGCTTGCGCACGATCTTTTCGAACTCGGCATGATCCACGAGCTGCAGCGCGACTGGCTGAAGGCGCGCGACGCCTATGGAGAAGCCTGGCAGCTTGATCCGTCGTGCGGGCATGGCTTCAAATACGCCTACGCTTCGCAGACGCTCCATGACGATCGGACTGCCATCGAGATCTACGAGAAGATTGCCGATATGCCGGCTTCGTCGCCCGAGCGTGCTCCTCTGTTTACCAACCTCGGCATCCTCTATGCGCGTCAAGGCCGCAGCGCTGCTGCGGAAAAGGCGTATCTCAAAGCCATCGATCTCTATCGTGCGCTCGCCAGTCAGCAGCCCGATGCCTATCTTGCTGCGCTGAGCGGAACCTATGGTGATCTGGCCCAGCTGTACGGAAGTACCGGCGAGAGTGCGCAGAAAATCGACGAGATCTATCGTCTGGCCCTCGATCCGCTGCTTGAGGCAGGCAAGGCTGCTCCGCTGCTCTGGTTGCCGCAGATCGCCGAAATCTATACCGGAATTGGTTTTTACAAGGCTCGCATCGGCGACGACTCCGGTGCCGCATGGAGCTATCGCAAGGCTCTTGGAGCTTATAACGAAATACGCAGCCGCGGGGGTACGGCCGATATCGGCAAGCTCGCGGTGACACTGGCTCAGTTTGCCACGCTCGAAACCCGCCTCGATCCAGCTGCGGCAGGGGAAGACTATGAGTCGGCGATCGCTGTTCTAAGAGTTCTTACAGATAAGGCAAATGCCGCTATTTATGGCCCTCTGCTGATTGAGGCGTTGTATAGCCGCGCGCAGTGGCTGGCCGTGAACGGTCAGACCAGGGAGGCGGTTGCCGACTATCGCGAGGCCTTGAGCCTGTATCCCCATGACCTTGCCGCGATCGCGACGCCGGATGCCCGGCATCTGGCCGAAGCGCTGGACGCTCTCGGCGCGCTGCTTGCCGCTCAGAAAGACTGGCCTAACGCGGAAAAAATCTTCGATCGAGCTGTCACCGTGCGCACCGATCTTGCCCTTCGCGCCTCTCAGGCGCCGGATGCCGCCGCAGTGACCAGTCTCCTCAACCGGGCAAAGATGCGCGCTGCCGCCGGTCGTTTCTCCGATGCTTGGACGGACTGTGTCGAAGCTGGGCGCCAGATCGAGCCACTTTGGCGGGCCGATCCGCTGGCATGTGGCGATCTCCGCGCCCTCATATGCATCCTTCAGGCAGGTGTCGGCTCTCGTTTGCCCGATCAGCGAAAGGATCAGCTCTGTATGCTCGCCCAGGATGCTCTTGCCTGCGCCAGAGAAGCTGCGACAAGAGCAAAGGCCCAAACGATTGTGAACCAGCTTTGCGGTCCTAACGCCTCTCCTGCGCCAAATTCCTGA
- a CDS encoding lipocalin-like domain-containing protein, which yields MSDTIATAKDFIGTWRLIDYAFIHDDGIVEKPWGTDLRGYLIYTAEGYMSGNLGPARRKRGVIERISPDPTTDRPRRNRNYIAYTGRFTVEGSKVIHHVEASLFPHWVGRPEVREYRFEGDRLTLRTEPLRAGRHTMVAQLLWERVRGHI from the coding sequence ATGTCCGATACCATCGCAACTGCAAAAGACTTCATCGGCACCTGGCGCCTGATCGACTACGCCTTCATCCACGACGACGGGATCGTCGAAAAGCCGTGGGGCACGGACCTGCGCGGCTATCTCATCTACACCGCCGAGGGCTACATGAGCGGCAACCTCGGGCCCGCGCGCCGCAAGCGCGGGGTGATCGAGCGCATCAGCCCCGATCCCACCACGGATCGCCCACGCCGCAACCGCAACTACATTGCCTACACCGGCCGCTTTACCGTCGAGGGTTCGAAGGTGATTCATCACGTCGAGGCCAGCCTTTTCCCGCACTGGGTCGGGCGTCCCGAGGTGCGCGAGTACAGGTTCGAAGGCGACCGGCTTACGCTGCGTACAGAGCCGCTGCGCGCCGGCCGTCACACCATGGTCGCGCAGTTGCTCTGGGAGCGGGTCCGCGGCCATATCTGA
- a CDS encoding ABC transporter ATP-binding protein produces the protein MAPYVAFEHVSKSFGSLTVLDDVSFFVNPGETLCILGRSGVGKSVSLQQIMGFLKPDSGRIVVAGEDLCGYTEEQMQLVRRKVTMVFQNGALFDSLSVGENVAFPLRERRELAEDQILQIVNGLLDMVGVSGMSDLLPSDLSTGMKRSVAIARALSAQPEAILYDEPTTMVDPLIGRLLGDLIQKLKHQLRLTSIVVTHDMRFAERLADRVLFLHQGKAHFFGTMEEMKASDDEILRQFLELDALVLPRV, from the coding sequence ATCGCCCCCTATGTCGCCTTCGAGCATGTCTCCAAGTCCTTCGGTAGCCTCACCGTCCTCGATGACGTGAGTTTCTTTGTGAATCCCGGGGAAACACTTTGCATCCTGGGCCGCAGCGGTGTCGGCAAATCGGTCTCGCTCCAGCAGATCATGGGGTTTCTCAAGCCCGATTCCGGCCGTATCGTGGTCGCGGGAGAAGACCTCTGCGGCTATACCGAGGAGCAGATGCAGCTGGTGCGCCGCAAGGTCACCATGGTCTTTCAGAACGGTGCGCTTTTCGACTCGCTCAGCGTCGGCGAGAATGTGGCCTTCCCGCTGCGCGAACGCCGCGAACTGGCCGAGGACCAGATCCTGCAGATCGTGAACGGCCTGCTCGATATGGTGGGCGTCTCGGGGATGAGCGATCTGCTGCCCTCCGATCTCTCGACCGGCATGAAGCGCTCGGTCGCCATCGCTCGTGCGCTTTCGGCGCAGCCCGAAGCCATTCTCTACGACGAGCCGACGACCATGGTCGATCCGCTCATTGGCCGCCTGCTCGGCGACCTCATCCAGAAGCTCAAGCACCAACTCCGCCTCACCAGCATTGTTGTTACCCACGACATGCGTTTTGCCGAGCGTCTTGCCGACCGCGTGCTCTTTCTGCACCAGGGCAAGGCCCACTTTTTCGGAACCATGGAGGAGATGAAAGCGTCCGACGACGAAATTCTCCGCCAGTTCCTCGAACTCGACGCCCTGGTGCTCCCAAGGGTCTAG
- a CDS encoding carboxypeptidase-like regulatory domain-containing protein yields the protein MRIRSFAIALIFCALVVYAPAQQVAAPDPQTGTLVGTVTDIRGDVIPQAAVVIDGGDEHHMLTANDTGFFSQAGLHPGVIYHLAIDAPGFTQWKSQEITLTPGQYFEITGIRMNVAAAVTTVTATLDTNAIAEQEVHVAEQQKVLGFIPNFYTVYDKHPVPLSAKLKFQLAMATERNPVTFLGVGFISAVDQAADTPHYQQGWAGFGQRVGANYANGFTDIFFGGAVLPSLLHQDPRYYYQGEGSTKSRLMHALTSAFLCHGDNGKMQVNYSSMGGFLISGALAETYYPERDRGAGLVISTFGVNLAANMANGVIQEFVLRKFTPSAKKQPLN from the coding sequence ATGCGCATTCGCTCGTTTGCTATAGCTTTGATTTTCTGTGCGCTCGTTGTATACGCTCCTGCGCAACAGGTTGCGGCTCCTGATCCGCAGACCGGCACCCTGGTAGGCACCGTTACCGATATCCGCGGAGATGTGATTCCTCAGGCAGCAGTCGTGATTGACGGCGGCGACGAGCATCACATGCTCACGGCCAACGATACCGGCTTTTTCTCGCAGGCCGGACTGCATCCCGGCGTGATCTATCACCTGGCCATCGATGCTCCTGGATTTACGCAGTGGAAATCTCAGGAGATCACGCTGACGCCCGGCCAGTATTTTGAGATTACCGGCATCCGCATGAACGTTGCAGCTGCCGTGACGACGGTGACCGCGACGCTCGACACCAACGCCATCGCAGAACAGGAAGTCCACGTGGCGGAACAGCAGAAGGTGCTGGGCTTCATCCCCAACTTCTATACGGTGTATGACAAGCACCCGGTGCCCCTGAGCGCGAAGCTGAAGTTTCAGCTGGCAATGGCCACCGAACGCAATCCGGTTACGTTCCTCGGCGTGGGATTCATCTCGGCCGTCGACCAGGCAGCGGATACGCCGCACTATCAGCAGGGATGGGCAGGGTTCGGGCAGCGCGTTGGGGCAAACTACGCCAACGGCTTCACCGATATCTTCTTCGGCGGCGCCGTGCTTCCTTCCCTGCTGCACCAGGATCCCCGCTACTACTACCAGGGTGAGGGGTCGACCAAGTCACGCCTGATGCATGCGCTTACCAGCGCCTTCCTCTGCCATGGCGATAACGGCAAGATGCAGGTGAACTATTCGAGCATGGGCGGCTTTCTCATCTCGGGCGCGCTGGCCGAGACGTATTACCCCGAGCGCGACCGCGGTGCAGGACTGGTGATTTCAACCTTCGGAGTCAACCTGGCGGCAAACATGGCCAATGGCGTGATCCAGGAGTTCGTACTGCGCAAATTCACCCCCTCGGCGAAGAAGCAGCCGCTGAACTAG
- the mobA gene encoding molybdenum cofactor guanylyltransferase, producing the protein MRGFVLAGGQSRRMGQDKALLPWQGRALIEHSLAKFEAMGISAQILGSRPDLAAFAPIIPDRFPGHGPLGGIESALAGTDAELNLFLAVDVPCVPVDFLKWLVERAEMTRAGATIPSAGGRLHPLCAVYHRGLHPYLRTALEAGDAKVQHVIPQAAASAGLRVDDFDIESIAATGAWLETAGKVPLHRWLENWNTPQQFAHGTAGLSGRSLAGSSSAAASSPRG; encoded by the coding sequence ATGCGCGGCTTTGTCCTGGCCGGCGGCCAAAGCCGCCGCATGGGGCAGGACAAGGCCCTGCTTCCGTGGCAGGGACGCGCGCTCATCGAGCACTCGCTGGCGAAGTTCGAGGCCATGGGCATTTCCGCGCAGATTCTCGGCAGCCGTCCCGATCTTGCGGCATTTGCCCCGATCATTCCCGATCGTTTCCCCGGACACGGACCGCTTGGCGGTATCGAGTCCGCGCTGGCCGGCACGGACGCGGAGCTCAACCTCTTTCTCGCTGTCGATGTGCCTTGCGTGCCCGTGGATTTTTTGAAGTGGCTGGTAGAGCGCGCCGAAATGACGCGTGCGGGCGCGACCATCCCCAGTGCCGGAGGCCGGCTGCATCCTCTCTGTGCGGTATATCACCGCGGGCTGCACCCGTATCTCCGTACTGCGCTCGAAGCCGGCGATGCGAAGGTACAACATGTGATCCCGCAGGCTGCGGCCAGCGCCGGTCTTCGTGTGGATGATTTCGATATCGAGTCGATTGCCGCTACGGGTGCATGGCTTGAAACTGCGGGGAAGGTTCCGCTCCATCGCTGGCTTGAGAACTGGAACACCCCGCAGCAGTTTGCCCATGGAACTGCCGGTTTGTCCGGCAGGAGTCTGGCTGGCTCTAGTTCAGCGGCTGCTTCTTCGCCGAGGGGGTGA
- the mgrA gene encoding L-glyceraldehyde 3-phosphate reductase, protein MSYEPNPKRYDTPAFRRCGHSGLLLPPISLGLWQNFGGADVFETGRAILRRAFDRGVTHFDLANNYGPPYGSAEENFGEILRKDFRPYRNELVISTKAGWDMWPGPYGIGGSRKYLRASLDDSLKRMGLDYVDIFYSHRPSPETPLEETMRALADAVRQGKALYVGISSYSPEATREAAAILENEGVHLLIHQPSYSMLNRWIEEDLLGTLDELGVGCIAFSPLAQGLLTDKYLKGVPQNSRATAAGSFQKGFLNAENLKRVRALNNIAKKRGQSLAQMAIAWTLRDPRVTSALIGARNVEQLDNSLDALKKLKFTDTELKEIDRHAKDAEIDIWKGAREGTA, encoded by the coding sequence ATGAGCTACGAACCGAATCCGAAACGCTACGATACGCCTGCCTTTCGCCGCTGCGGACACTCCGGCCTTCTTCTGCCGCCCATCTCTCTGGGCCTGTGGCAGAACTTCGGTGGCGCCGATGTCTTTGAGACCGGCCGCGCCATCCTGCGCCGTGCCTTCGATCGTGGCGTCACGCACTTCGACCTCGCCAACAACTATGGTCCGCCTTATGGCTCGGCCGAGGAGAATTTCGGCGAGATTCTTCGCAAGGACTTCCGTCCCTATCGCAATGAGCTCGTCATTTCGACCAAGGCCGGCTGGGACATGTGGCCCGGTCCGTATGGCATCGGCGGCTCGCGCAAATACCTGCGGGCTTCGCTCGATGACAGCCTGAAGCGCATGGGGCTCGATTATGTCGATATCTTCTACTCGCATCGTCCCAGCCCGGAGACGCCGCTTGAGGAGACGATGCGTGCCCTTGCCGACGCGGTTCGCCAGGGCAAGGCGCTTTACGTCGGCATCTCGTCTTATAGCCCGGAGGCCACCCGCGAGGCTGCAGCCATCCTCGAGAACGAAGGTGTGCACCTGCTGATCCATCAGCCCTCCTATTCCATGCTCAACCGCTGGATCGAAGAGGATCTGCTCGGCACACTCGATGAGCTGGGCGTCGGCTGCATTGCATTCTCTCCGCTCGCGCAAGGGCTGCTCACGGATAAGTACCTCAAGGGGGTGCCGCAGAACTCCCGCGCCACCGCAGCCGGCTCGTTTCAGAAGGGATTCCTGAACGCCGAAAACCTCAAGCGCGTTCGCGCCCTCAACAATATCGCAAAGAAGCGCGGCCAGAGCCTCGCGCAGATGGCTATCGCCTGGACGCTACGCGATCCGCGCGTGACCTCGGCGCTGATCGGCGCGCGCAATGTCGAGCAGCTCGACAACTCGCTTGATGCGTTGAAGAAGCTGAAGTTCACCGATACTGAACTAAAAGAGATCGATCGCCACGCGAAGGATGCGGAGATCGATATCTGGAAGGGTGCCCGCGAGGGCACGGCCTAA
- a CDS encoding dipeptidase, giving the protein MSSAAVTFARENQPRFLEELKTLLRIPSISTLPEHAKDVAAAANWLAAELKRIGMENVEIIPTSGHPLVYADWLHAAGKPAVLCYGHYDVQPPDPLDEWTTPPFEPTERNGNLYARGAVDDKGQMMMHVKALESLFAANGGKLPINVRVILEGEEEVGGEGIAAFVREHGDRLKADFALVSDTEMFAPELPTLCVGLRGMIYTEIEARGAKTDLHSGMYGGAAPNPFVALAQIIAQLKDSAGRILIPGFYDAVKAPSSDELKAWASLPFDEEAYREHEVGSPQLTGEPGFSVLERTWARPTLDVHGMPGGFTGAGAKTVIPAKAVAKVSMRLVPDQTPQQAFAQYKAYVESLKPKGIELDVRMIHSGDPIVIGTDNPYIEAAREAMHQVWNKDTVFVRGGGSIPIVGDFERHLKIPTVMMGFGLPDDNLHAPNEKFHIANYHRGIESIIVFFERLGAAK; this is encoded by the coding sequence ATGTCCTCTGCCGCTGTCACGTTTGCCCGCGAAAACCAGCCCCGCTTCCTCGAAGAGCTCAAGACGCTGCTGCGCATCCCGTCGATTTCCACGCTGCCCGAGCATGCGAAGGATGTGGCAGCCGCTGCGAACTGGCTTGCGGCTGAGCTGAAGCGCATCGGCATGGAGAACGTCGAGATCATTCCCACCTCGGGTCATCCGCTGGTCTATGCCGACTGGCTCCATGCAGCAGGCAAGCCTGCCGTTCTCTGCTACGGACATTACGATGTGCAGCCGCCCGACCCGCTCGATGAGTGGACGACCCCGCCCTTTGAGCCCACCGAGCGCAACGGCAACCTCTATGCGCGTGGTGCCGTCGACGACAAAGGCCAGATGATGATGCACGTTAAAGCGCTCGAGTCGCTCTTTGCGGCGAACGGCGGCAAGCTGCCCATCAATGTGCGTGTCATCCTCGAAGGCGAGGAGGAGGTGGGCGGAGAAGGCATTGCCGCATTCGTGCGTGAGCATGGCGATCGCCTCAAGGCGGATTTCGCCCTGGTTTCCGATACGGAGATGTTCGCCCCTGAGCTGCCTACTCTCTGCGTCGGCCTGCGCGGCATGATTTACACCGAGATCGAGGCTCGCGGTGCGAAGACGGACCTGCACTCCGGCATGTATGGCGGTGCTGCCCCCAATCCCTTTGTTGCGCTTGCGCAGATTATCGCCCAGCTCAAGGACTCCGCCGGCCGCATCCTCATTCCCGGCTTCTACGACGCGGTGAAGGCGCCGAGTTCCGATGAGCTCAAGGCCTGGGCCTCGCTGCCCTTCGATGAAGAGGCTTACCGCGAGCATGAAGTCGGCTCACCGCAGCTCACGGGCGAGCCCGGTTTTTCCGTCCTCGAGCGCACCTGGGCGCGGCCCACGCTTGATGTCCATGGCATGCCCGGAGGTTTCACCGGCGCCGGCGCGAAGACCGTGATCCCCGCGAAAGCCGTGGCCAAGGTCTCCATGCGCCTTGTGCCAGACCAGACCCCGCAACAGGCCTTTGCTCAATACAAGGCTTATGTGGAGTCGCTGAAGCCGAAGGGGATCGAGCTCGATGTACGCATGATTCACTCCGGTGATCCCATCGTCATCGGTACCGATAACCCCTATATCGAAGCGGCCCGCGAGGCCATGCACCAGGTCTGGAACAAGGACACGGTCTTCGTGCGCGGCGGCGGCTCGATTCCCATCGTCGGCGATTTTGAGCGTCACCTGAAGATCCCCACCGTGATGATGGGCTTCGGCCTTCCTGACGACAACCTTCACGCGCCGAACGAGAAATTTCACATCGCGAACTACCATCGCGGCATTGAATCGATCATCGTTTTCTTTGAGCGGCTTGGAGCCGCGAAGTAA
- a CDS encoding rhodanese-like domain-containing protein, whose product MRMGCILITVMDFEISPTDLQQILASHSTPADTQNFVLLDVREPWEFEAASIAGSTLMPMGEIRSRLQELDPEAHIVTVCHHGVRSLNVALWLRQQDFENVQSLRGGIDAWSAQIDSAVPRY is encoded by the coding sequence ATGCGTATGGGATGTATCCTTATCACAGTGATGGACTTCGAGATTTCGCCGACCGATCTGCAACAAATTCTTGCCAGCCATTCCACTCCGGCAGACACTCAAAACTTCGTCCTGCTCGATGTGCGGGAGCCGTGGGAGTTCGAGGCGGCCAGCATCGCAGGCAGTACCCTGATGCCCATGGGAGAGATCCGCTCCCGCTTGCAGGAGCTCGATCCCGAGGCACACATCGTCACCGTCTGCCACCACGGTGTCCGCTCGCTCAATGTCGCACTCTGGCTCCGCCAGCAGGATTTCGAAAACGTGCAGTCGCTGCGCGGCGGCATCGATGCCTGGTCTGCGCAGATCGATTCGGCCGTTCCTCGCTACTAG
- a CDS encoding sigma-54-dependent transcriptional regulator, which translates to MVNQEKVLIVEDEPHALMGLAELVSGWGYRTDTARDGLEAIERIQAWQPGIVVTDLKMPRMDGLELLSRLHDLKEQQAVVVLTAQGSIELAVEAMKMGAYDFLQKPVDPTRLRTILQNATRQRETERELEVTRRKLRDTGVLGPLVGSSKKMQEVFALIERVAPSNVSVLITGESGTGKELVARTLHELSPRKTKPFVAVNCAAIPETLIESEIFGHEKGAFTGAVERRAGCFELAEEGTLLLDEIGEMPIGTQAKLLRVLEERKLRRLGSKIEAPVDVRVLAATNKQPETAVADGHLRGDLFYRLNVFNIHMPPLREHKEDIPAIVDAMLEDMGRKHDRRVNGIDGEMLSRLMSYDWPGNVRELRNTIERAVVLSLGDQLEAKHLPPGFGTRAARPAGEIAEDAIQLRVGATVDEAEQMLILKTLEATSNNKTRAAEKLGISLKTLHNKLKEYGSAAADSDAQH; encoded by the coding sequence ATGGTCAACCAAGAGAAAGTCCTGATTGTCGAAGATGAACCGCATGCCCTGATGGGCCTTGCGGAGCTGGTTTCCGGCTGGGGCTATCGCACCGACACTGCGCGCGACGGCCTCGAGGCGATCGAGCGCATCCAGGCCTGGCAGCCTGGCATTGTGGTCACCGACCTGAAAATGCCGCGGATGGACGGCCTCGAGCTGCTCTCGCGGCTGCATGACCTGAAAGAGCAACAGGCGGTGGTCGTACTCACTGCCCAGGGCTCCATTGAGCTGGCGGTCGAAGCCATGAAGATGGGCGCCTACGACTTTCTGCAGAAGCCCGTCGATCCGACACGCCTGCGGACTATCCTGCAAAATGCCACGCGACAGCGCGAAACCGAGCGTGAGCTCGAAGTGACGCGCCGCAAACTACGCGATACCGGCGTGCTGGGACCGCTGGTGGGCTCGTCGAAGAAGATGCAGGAGGTCTTCGCTCTGATCGAGCGGGTAGCACCGTCGAATGTCTCGGTGCTGATCACCGGCGAGAGCGGCACGGGCAAGGAACTGGTGGCACGGACGCTGCATGAGCTGAGCCCGCGGAAGACCAAGCCATTCGTCGCTGTGAACTGCGCGGCCATTCCGGAAACCCTCATCGAGAGCGAGATCTTCGGCCACGAAAAAGGCGCATTTACCGGCGCGGTGGAACGCCGGGCCGGCTGTTTTGAGCTGGCCGAGGAAGGCACGCTGCTGCTGGACGAAATTGGCGAAATGCCGATCGGAACACAGGCCAAGCTGCTGCGCGTGCTCGAGGAGCGGAAGCTGCGCCGGCTGGGCAGCAAGATCGAGGCTCCGGTAGACGTGCGTGTGCTGGCCGCCACGAACAAGCAGCCGGAAACGGCAGTTGCCGACGGACACCTGCGCGGGGATCTCTTCTATCGCCTGAATGTCTTTAATATCCATATGCCTCCCCTGCGCGAGCATAAGGAAGATATTCCGGCAATCGTGGACGCGATGCTTGAGGATATGGGCCGCAAGCATGACCGGCGTGTCAATGGCATCGATGGCGAAATGCTTTCACGCCTGATGAGCTACGACTGGCCGGGTAACGTGCGCGAGCTGCGCAATACCATCGAACGCGCCGTGGTGCTCTCTCTGGGAGACCAGCTCGAGGCGAAGCATCTGCCGCCTGGCTTTGGCACGCGCGCAGCCCGACCCGCGGGCGAGATCGCGGAAGATGCCATCCAGTTGCGTGTCGGCGCGACGGTGGACGAAGCCGAGCAGATGCTGATCCTCAAAACGCTCGAAGCCACCAGCAATAACAAGACCCGCGCTGCCGAGAAGCTGGGTATCAGCCTGAAGACGCTGCACAACAAGCTGAAGGAGTATGGCAGCGCCGCCGCAGACTCGGACGCCCAGCACTAA